Proteins co-encoded in one Prescottella sp. R16 genomic window:
- a CDS encoding MbtH family protein, with amino-acid sequence MSTNPFDDEDGRFYVLVNDEDQHSLWPTFSEVPQGWKIVFGEDSRQACVDYVEKNWTDMRPKSLREAMEQDQKNAGQ; translated from the coding sequence ATGAGCACCAACCCGTTCGACGACGAAGACGGCCGCTTCTACGTGCTGGTCAACGACGAGGACCAGCACTCGCTGTGGCCGACGTTCTCCGAGGTCCCACAGGGCTGGAAGATCGTTTTCGGTGAGGATTCGCGTCAGGCGTGCGTCGACTACGTGGAGAAGAACTGGACCGACATGCGTCCCAAGAGCCTGCGTGAGGCCATGGAGCAGGACCAGAAGAACGCCGGCCAGTAG
- a CDS encoding threonine/serine exporter ThrE family protein: MRRFAASLGSLVKDRRATADAVTAAPTPLQPIDLTDDARVAEVLDLAVRIGDLLLASGTSAMDTATQVRFVAATYGLAQCDVDVTYNSIVLSAHRGPLIPPASTMRIVHYRSMDFTRLAAADRLTRRIRLEAITPGQAHAALDAIVSAPHPYSRWVATLGWAGLAAAVAVLLGGGPLIMAIAFLTTVVIDRVNRVLNRLGLPYFFQQFVGGLIAAAPAIALYTVQDQLGVVIRPSLIIAAGVVVLLSGLSLVGSVQDAITGAPITASARFFEVVMMTGGIIAGVAISLRLAGALGANLPVISNAAPSDITQLPAKVIAGALASMFYAMACYAERRALTAAGLGGAAGLLFFVLAQAVGVGPVISSAIAATVVGFAGGLMARRALTPPLVVAVAGITPLLPGLSLYRGLYALLNNEVLLGLTALLAAFGIGCALAAGVTLGEWGARTLRRPPRLRRSGAVRRNTTLRRPRFGRRSMLLNNPLPAARDEHTR; the protein is encoded by the coding sequence ATGCGCCGGTTCGCGGCGTCACTCGGCAGTCTGGTCAAGGACCGCCGAGCGACCGCGGACGCGGTCACGGCGGCGCCGACGCCGCTACAGCCGATCGACCTCACCGACGATGCGCGGGTAGCGGAGGTACTGGATCTGGCGGTGCGGATCGGGGACCTGCTGCTGGCGTCGGGGACGTCGGCGATGGACACCGCGACGCAGGTGCGGTTCGTGGCGGCGACGTACGGCCTGGCGCAGTGCGACGTCGACGTCACCTACAACTCGATCGTCCTGTCCGCGCATCGCGGCCCCCTGATTCCGCCGGCGAGCACGATGCGGATCGTGCACTACCGGTCGATGGACTTCACCCGGCTCGCGGCCGCCGACCGGCTGACGCGTCGGATCCGGCTCGAGGCGATCACGCCGGGGCAGGCACATGCAGCGCTCGACGCGATCGTGTCGGCACCGCACCCGTACAGCCGGTGGGTCGCGACGCTGGGCTGGGCGGGTCTGGCCGCGGCGGTCGCGGTGCTGCTCGGCGGTGGCCCGCTGATCATGGCGATCGCGTTCCTCACGACCGTCGTGATCGACCGTGTCAACCGGGTCCTCAACCGGCTCGGTCTGCCGTACTTCTTCCAGCAGTTCGTCGGGGGCCTGATCGCCGCGGCCCCCGCCATCGCGCTGTACACCGTCCAGGACCAGCTGGGAGTGGTGATCCGGCCGTCGCTGATCATCGCGGCGGGGGTCGTCGTGCTGCTGTCGGGTCTGTCGCTGGTCGGTTCGGTGCAGGACGCGATCACCGGCGCCCCGATCACGGCGTCGGCCCGCTTCTTCGAGGTGGTCATGATGACCGGCGGCATCATCGCCGGTGTCGCGATATCGCTGCGTCTCGCGGGGGCGCTCGGAGCGAATCTGCCGGTGATCAGCAATGCCGCACCCTCGGACATCACGCAGCTGCCGGCGAAGGTGATCGCGGGCGCACTGGCGTCGATGTTCTATGCGATGGCCTGCTACGCGGAACGTCGGGCACTCACGGCTGCCGGGCTCGGCGGCGCGGCCGGTCTGTTGTTCTTCGTGCTGGCCCAGGCCGTGGGGGTGGGGCCGGTGATCTCGTCGGCCATCGCGGCCACCGTCGTCGGTTTCGCGGGTGGCCTGATGGCTCGTCGTGCACTGACGCCGCCGCTGGTGGTCGCGGTCGCCGGTATCACCCCGCTACTGCCCGGTCTGTCGCTGTACCGCGGCCTGTACGCGCTCCTCAACAACGAGGTGCTGCTCGGGCTGACCGCGCTGCTGGCGGCGTTCGGTATCGGATGCGCGCTGGCGGCCGGTGTCACGCTCGGCGAGTGGGGCGCCCGAACCCTGCGGCGTCCGCCGCGGCTGCGTCGGAGCGGTGCGGTGCGCCGGAACACGACGCTGCGCCGCCCGAGATTCGGACGGCGCAGCATGTTGCTCAACAATCCCCTGCCCGCTGCCAGGGACGAACACACCCGGTAG
- a CDS encoding nuclear transport factor 2 family protein, producing the protein MRISEIATVLAWHDALNDSDIETLLELSSDDIEIGGAEGAAQGLTALREWAATGAGAGLTLVPGRMFVHDGVVVVEEQLSRASTAGESRTVGTSFRVVHDQVTAVFRHDTLESALEATDLTEKDLVTDV; encoded by the coding sequence ATGCGTATCTCGGAGATCGCCACTGTCCTCGCGTGGCACGATGCCCTCAACGATTCGGATATCGAGACGCTGCTCGAACTGTCGAGCGACGACATCGAGATCGGCGGTGCCGAGGGGGCCGCACAGGGGTTGACGGCACTGCGGGAGTGGGCGGCCACGGGGGCGGGGGCGGGGCTTACCCTGGTTCCCGGCCGGATGTTCGTGCACGACGGGGTCGTCGTGGTCGAAGAACAGTTGTCCCGGGCGTCGACCGCGGGCGAGTCGCGGACGGTGGGGACGTCGTTTCGCGTCGTGCACGATCAGGTGACCGCGGTCTTCCGGCACGACACACTCGAATCGGCACTGGAGGCCACCGATCTCACGGAGAAGGATCTCGTCACCGACGTCTGA
- a CDS encoding cyclopropane-fatty-acyl-phospholipid synthase family protein, with the protein MTELPEILDENFWNDRYRSSHRLWSGNPNSTLVTEVTGLTPGTALDVGCGEGADAIWLARQGWTVHGIDLSHVAIERAAEHSAEAGDLAGRITWEAADLLAWGPDADRYDLVTSQYVHLPSGQREVLFTRLADLVAPGGTLLIVGHHPSDLDTDVPRPPRPELFFTPDEVVALLDSTEWTVDTATATSRTVMHGDHETTIHDSVVRVHRTR; encoded by the coding sequence ATGACCGAACTGCCCGAGATCCTCGACGAAAACTTCTGGAACGACCGCTACCGGTCGAGCCACCGCCTGTGGAGCGGCAACCCCAACTCCACCCTGGTGACCGAGGTGACGGGCCTGACGCCCGGCACCGCCCTCGACGTCGGCTGTGGCGAGGGCGCCGACGCGATCTGGCTCGCCCGGCAGGGCTGGACGGTGCACGGCATCGACCTGTCGCACGTGGCGATCGAACGGGCCGCCGAGCACTCGGCCGAGGCCGGCGACCTGGCCGGACGGATCACGTGGGAGGCCGCGGACCTCCTCGCCTGGGGACCGGACGCCGACCGCTACGACCTGGTGACGTCGCAGTACGTGCACCTGCCGTCCGGGCAGCGCGAGGTGCTGTTCACCCGGCTCGCCGACCTCGTCGCCCCCGGCGGCACCCTGCTGATCGTCGGGCACCACCCGTCCGACCTCGACACCGATGTCCCGCGCCCGCCCCGACCGGAACTGTTCTTCACCCCGGACGAGGTTGTGGCCCTGCTCGATTCGACCGAATGGACCGTCGACACGGCCACGGCCACGTCGCGCACCGTGATGCACGGCGACCACGAGACGACGATCCACGACTCCGTCGTGCGGGTCCACCGCACCCGCTGA
- a CDS encoding NAD(P)/FAD-dependent oxidoreductase, whose protein sequence is MSDEPVENYDVVVIGGGAAGLEGALMLARSRRTVLVTDAGAPRNAPAEGVHGFLTRDGLPPAELTAIGRDEVRRYGGHIVDAAVTDARRTGDGFTVTLADGRAVRARRLLVATGLTDELPDVPGLRDRWGRDVLHCPYCHGWEISDRPVGVLATGPMSVHQALLFRQWTDDVVLLQHTGPEPDAWQRERLEARGIRIVPGRVESLTVTDDRLIGVRLADGTAVDREALVVAPTFVANVDALTSLGLDTELEPVSGGRYVPADQFGATKVPGVWAAGNVTDVKAQVIGATAGAALAAVAINNDLVTEDTELAVTAQRSRNPKGDNR, encoded by the coding sequence ATGAGCGACGAACCGGTGGAGAACTACGACGTCGTGGTGATCGGCGGTGGCGCCGCGGGACTCGAGGGCGCCCTGATGCTGGCCCGGTCCCGACGGACCGTGCTGGTGACCGACGCGGGTGCACCCCGCAACGCGCCGGCCGAGGGGGTCCACGGCTTCCTGACCCGCGACGGCCTGCCGCCCGCCGAACTGACCGCGATCGGCCGCGACGAGGTGCGCCGCTACGGCGGGCACATCGTCGACGCCGCCGTGACCGATGCCCGCCGCACCGGGGACGGATTCACCGTGACCCTCGCCGACGGGCGGGCGGTGCGGGCCCGGCGCCTGCTGGTGGCGACCGGGCTGACCGACGAACTCCCCGACGTTCCCGGCCTGCGGGACCGCTGGGGCCGGGACGTACTGCACTGCCCGTACTGCCACGGCTGGGAGATCTCCGACCGGCCGGTCGGCGTGCTGGCCACCGGCCCGATGTCCGTGCACCAGGCACTCCTGTTCCGACAGTGGACCGACGACGTCGTCCTGCTGCAGCACACCGGGCCCGAACCGGACGCCTGGCAACGCGAACGGCTCGAGGCCCGCGGCATCCGGATCGTCCCGGGCCGGGTGGAGTCGCTGACCGTCACCGACGACCGACTCATCGGGGTGCGTCTGGCCGACGGCACCGCCGTGGACCGCGAGGCGCTCGTCGTGGCGCCGACATTCGTCGCGAACGTCGACGCCCTGACGTCGCTGGGACTGGACACCGAACTCGAACCGGTGTCCGGCGGCCGGTACGTTCCGGCCGACCAGTTCGGCGCGACGAAGGTGCCGGGCGTGTGGGCTGCCGGCAACGTCACCGACGTCAAGGCGCAGGTGATCGGCGCGACCGCCGGTGCCGCCCTCGCCGCCGTCGCAATCAACAACGACCTCGTCACCGAGGACACCGAACTCGCCGTGACCGCCCAGCGGTCCCGGAACCCGAAGGGAGACAACCGATGA
- a CDS encoding helix-turn-helix domain-containing protein, producing MDDTDRILDAVGPRLRALRQVRSVTLADLSADTGISVSTLSRLESGQRKPNLELLLPLARAYGVPLDELVGAPPTGDPRIHLKPVTHGGRTIVPLTRRPGGIQAYKQVLPGVTRPQVPDLRVHEGYEWLYVLDGRLRLVLGERDLVLTPGEVAEFDTRLPHWFGAAGPEPVEFLGLFGRQGERAHIRARSAGE from the coding sequence ATGGACGACACCGACAGGATTCTCGACGCGGTCGGCCCCCGACTGCGGGCCCTGCGGCAGGTGCGGAGCGTGACACTCGCGGACCTGTCCGCCGACACCGGGATCTCGGTGAGCACGCTGTCCCGGCTCGAATCGGGACAGCGCAAGCCGAACCTGGAACTACTGCTGCCGCTCGCGCGGGCGTACGGGGTGCCGCTCGACGAACTGGTCGGCGCACCACCGACGGGGGACCCGCGGATCCATCTCAAACCCGTGACGCACGGTGGCCGGACGATCGTGCCGCTCACCCGGCGCCCGGGTGGCATCCAGGCCTACAAGCAGGTACTGCCCGGTGTCACGCGGCCCCAGGTGCCGGACCTGCGGGTCCACGAGGGCTACGAGTGGCTGTACGTCCTCGACGGCCGGTTGCGGCTCGTGCTCGGTGAACGAGACCTGGTGCTGACACCCGGTGAGGTCGCCGAGTTCGACACCCGACTGCCGCACTGGTTCGGTGCCGCCGGACCGGAGCCCGTCGAATTCCTGGGGCTGTTCGGTAGGCAGGGGGAACGCGCCCACATCCGGGCGCGTTCGGCAGGGGAGTGA
- a CDS encoding ABC transporter — MNLGFAITAPIRFGLAVADTALGVAETALTTTRLALSSSAVTGVSAATLANPKGPLQLVQQLAALASDERPLGQALAPGGPLDRLLAPGGVVDRLTSEGGTLERLFESGGPLERVLAPGGPLDRVLAEDGPLDRVLAENGPLERLLAPGGLLDRLTAEDGPLERLTAADGAVERLTAKDGIVDKALAENGILDTLLAENGAFERLIAEGGPLDQIVALSETLTSVAPNLQRLSTSVDLLQETVGILSAAVGPLGDLAGRLPGRWLKSGGRGGPDISLGPA; from the coding sequence ATGAACCTGGGGTTCGCGATCACCGCTCCGATCCGTTTCGGCCTCGCGGTCGCCGACACCGCGCTGGGCGTCGCCGAGACCGCACTGACGACGACGAGGCTGGCCCTGTCGAGCAGTGCGGTCACCGGGGTGAGCGCCGCGACCCTGGCCAACCCCAAGGGGCCGCTGCAACTGGTCCAGCAACTCGCCGCACTGGCGTCCGACGAGCGTCCGCTCGGGCAGGCACTGGCACCGGGCGGACCGCTGGACCGGCTGCTCGCACCGGGTGGCGTCGTCGATCGGCTCACCTCCGAGGGCGGCACTCTCGAGCGCCTGTTCGAGTCGGGCGGACCGCTCGAGCGGGTTCTCGCCCCGGGTGGGCCGCTCGACCGGGTCCTCGCCGAGGACGGCCCTCTCGACCGGGTCCTCGCCGAGAACGGACCCCTCGAGCGGCTGCTCGCCCCCGGCGGCCTGCTGGACCGGCTCACTGCCGAGGACGGGCCGCTCGAACGGCTCACCGCGGCGGACGGTGCCGTCGAACGGCTCACCGCGAAGGACGGCATCGTCGACAAGGCACTCGCCGAGAACGGCATCCTCGACACCTTGCTCGCCGAGAACGGCGCGTTCGAACGACTCATCGCCGAGGGCGGCCCGCTCGACCAGATCGTGGCCCTCTCCGAGACGCTGACCTCGGTGGCCCCGAACCTGCAGCGGCTCAGCACGAGCGTCGACCTGCTGCAGGAGACCGTCGGAATCCTCAGTGCCGCAGTCGGTCCGCTCGGCGATCTCGCCGGACGCCTGCCCGGACGTTGGCTCAAGAGCGGCGGCCGCGGCGGCCCCGACATCTCACTCGGTCCGGCCTGA
- a CDS encoding multidrug efflux SMR transporter, translating into MAWIVLVLSGVLEAVWATALGRSAGFTRPVPSIVFGVGLLVSMAGLAYAMRTLPTGTSYAVWVGIGAALTVAFAMITGTESASIVKILLILGIVGCVIGLKALH; encoded by the coding sequence ATGGCCTGGATCGTTCTCGTTCTGTCCGGTGTCCTCGAGGCCGTGTGGGCCACCGCCCTCGGCCGATCCGCTGGATTCACCCGTCCCGTCCCCTCGATCGTGTTCGGTGTGGGCCTGCTGGTGAGCATGGCCGGTCTCGCGTACGCGATGCGCACCCTGCCGACAGGAACGTCGTACGCGGTGTGGGTCGGCATCGGCGCGGCGCTGACCGTCGCCTTCGCGATGATCACCGGCACCGAAAGTGCGTCGATCGTGAAGATTCTGCTGATCCTCGGCATTGTGGGCTGCGTGATCGGCCTGAAAGCACTGCACTGA
- a CDS encoding response regulator transcription factor: MGDSGGVNENPQARILIVDDEPTLVELLSVSLRFQGFVVETAADGAEGLDKARGFRPDALIVDVMMPGMDGFGMLRRLRADGVTAPVLFLTARDTVEDKVTGLTIGADDYVTKPFSLEEVVARLRVILRRAGRGDTDDRQARIRFADIELDDDTREVWKAGEPVSLSPTEFTLLRYFMVNAGTVLSKPRILDHVWRYDFGGEVGVVESYVSYLRRKIDTTEPRLIHTLRSVGYVMREPR; this comes from the coding sequence GTGGGAGATTCTGGTGGGGTGAACGAGAACCCGCAGGCCCGGATCCTCATCGTCGACGACGAACCGACCCTGGTGGAGTTGCTGTCGGTCAGCCTGCGGTTCCAGGGATTCGTCGTCGAGACCGCTGCCGACGGCGCCGAGGGACTCGACAAGGCCCGCGGCTTCCGGCCCGACGCGCTGATCGTCGACGTCATGATGCCCGGCATGGACGGGTTCGGGATGCTGCGCCGGTTGCGCGCCGACGGCGTCACTGCGCCGGTCCTGTTCCTCACCGCACGGGACACGGTGGAGGACAAGGTGACCGGGCTGACCATCGGTGCCGACGACTACGTCACCAAACCGTTCAGCCTCGAGGAGGTGGTGGCCCGGCTGAGGGTGATCCTGCGCCGTGCCGGCCGCGGCGACACCGACGACCGGCAGGCCCGGATACGGTTCGCGGACATCGAACTCGACGACGACACCCGTGAGGTGTGGAAGGCGGGCGAACCGGTGTCGTTGTCGCCCACCGAGTTCACGCTCCTGCGCTACTTCATGGTCAACGCCGGCACCGTGCTGAGCAAGCCCCGCATCCTCGACCACGTGTGGCGCTACGACTTCGGCGGTGAGGTCGGCGTCGTCGAGTCGTACGTCTCGTACCTGCGCCGCAAGATCGACACCACCGAGCCGCGGCTGATCCACACGCTGCGCAGTGTCGGCTACGTCATGCGCGAACCGAGGTAG